In the Solibacillus sp. FSL K6-1523 genome, one interval contains:
- the madM gene encoding malonate transporter subunit MadM: MFEAVQKVLEGNGLITGFVIVGLAMYVAYLISNKLTRGLIHGSAIAIVIGLILAYFGGVYSDGSKGLADVSLFAGIGFLGGSMLRDFAIVATSFGANFDEIKKAGIRGVASLFIGVFLSFVVGVMFALMFGYTDAVSLATIGAGTVTYIVGPVTGAALNASSEVIAISIAAGLVKSILVMVGTPFVAKYIGLNNPLTAMVYGGLMGTTSGVTGGLAATDVRLVPYGAVTATFYTGLGCLLCPTILFILTDMIW; this comes from the coding sequence GTGTTTGAGGCTGTTCAAAAAGTTTTAGAAGGTAATGGACTTATTACTGGTTTTGTTATCGTTGGTCTTGCAATGTATGTTGCCTATTTAATTTCGAATAAGTTAACTAGAGGGCTCATTCACGGTTCAGCAATTGCAATTGTCATAGGTTTGATTTTAGCTTATTTTGGAGGCGTTTACAGTGATGGCTCTAAAGGTTTAGCAGATGTTTCATTATTTGCAGGAATTGGTTTTTTAGGTGGTAGTATGTTGCGTGATTTTGCCATTGTTGCTACTTCTTTTGGTGCAAACTTTGATGAAATTAAAAAAGCTGGTATTCGTGGAGTGGCATCATTATTTATTGGCGTATTTTTATCATTCGTTGTAGGTGTGATGTTTGCATTAATGTTTGGTTATACTGATGCTGTTAGTTTAGCAACAATTGGAGCTGGTACGGTTACGTATATTGTCGGTCCGGTTACTGGCGCTGCTTTAAATGCAAGCTCTGAAGTGATTGCAATTAGTATTGCAGCTGGTTTAGTGAAATCTATACTTGTTATGGTAGGTACACCTTTTGTAGCCAAATATATCGGATTAAACAACCCGCTAACTGCCATGGTATATGGTGGATTAATGGGGACTACTTCTGGAGTTACAGGTGGGTTAGCTGCAACGGATGTACGATTGGTCCCGTATGGAGCCGTTACAGCTACTTTCTACACTGGTTTAGGCTGTTTATTATGCCCAACCATACTATTTATTTTAACAGATATGATTTGGTAA
- the madL gene encoding malonate transporter subunit MadL, with protein MVIYGVSILGGCYLIGMFFGELIGTLMGINSNVGGVGIAMLLLIIIVSKLQKSGKISIPTESGLAFWNAMYIPIVIAMAASQNVLGALTGGPLAIVAGIAVVLISWAVVPMLSGKKAKQAAIQFNQKSPTISEVN; from the coding sequence ATGGTTATTTATGGTGTCTCAATTTTAGGTGGTTGTTATTTAATTGGTATGTTTTTCGGGGAGCTTATTGGTACTTTGATGGGTATTAATTCGAATGTTGGTGGCGTGGGTATTGCGATGTTATTACTAATTATCATTGTAAGTAAGTTACAAAAATCCGGTAAAATTAGTATACCTACTGAAAGTGGACTAGCCTTCTGGAATGCGATGTATATCCCAATTGTTATTGCAATGGCCGCTAGCCAAAATGTGTTAGGAGCTTTAACAGGGGGGCCCTTAGCAATCGTTGCGGGTATCGCAGTAGTTCTTATTAGTTGGGCAGTTGTTCCAATGCTTAGCGGGAAAAAGGCAAAACAGGCTGCCATTCAATTCAACCAAAAATCCCCTACAATAAGCGAGGTGAACTAA
- a CDS encoding GntR family transcriptional regulator, producing MEYFEKALDNALSITIANKLLAQILEGELRPGDQVVESIYAEQFQTSRSPVREAIYLLSTEGIIERVPRKGAFIKGYTLEDMRDLLDVRNHLEMLATERLQEPSKEKEFLKDMKVVLMKMAKIKDYTEYTHLNYQFHYILLKLSKSIVLIDMYSKIALPLLRIQIIHFSNNETIAKSIQEHNEIYECLIKDDLDQLKSILRKHTEDVIFSVRNKLL from the coding sequence ATGGAGTACTTTGAAAAAGCATTAGATAACGCGCTATCAATTACTATTGCGAATAAACTATTAGCACAAATTTTGGAGGGAGAACTAAGACCAGGAGATCAAGTGGTGGAATCCATTTATGCTGAGCAGTTTCAAACGAGTCGTTCGCCTGTACGTGAAGCAATTTATTTATTAAGTACAGAAGGAATTATTGAACGTGTTCCCAGAAAAGGAGCTTTTATTAAAGGATATACACTTGAAGATATGAGGGATTTGTTAGATGTTCGTAACCATCTAGAAATGCTAGCAACTGAAAGATTACAAGAGCCAAGTAAAGAAAAAGAGTTTTTGAAAGATATGAAAGTTGTCTTAATGAAGATGGCGAAGATTAAAGATTATACAGAATATACGCATCTTAACTACCAATTTCACTATATTTTATTAAAGTTAAGCAAAAGTATCGTTTTAATCGATATGTACAGTAAAATTGCGTTGCCTTTACTTCGTATTCAGATTATTCATTTTTCAAATAATGAAACCATTGCAAAATCTATTCAGGAGCATAATGAAATTTATGAATGCTTGATAAAAGATGACTTAGATCAACTAAAATCCATTTTGCGTAAACATACGGAAGATGTAATATTTAGTGTCCGAAACAAGCTACTATAA
- a CDS encoding ACP S-malonyltransferase, with product MKKAWIFPGQGSQYDGFLHALPKQSIIQSTLEEASEILNIDIRFLGEAESLKSTRNVQLTMLTAGVATARAFLHEGTEPDYLAGHSVGAFAAAVTSDVLSFEDALQLVRLRGELMESLQDEAYGMAVIVGMPELQLLEIVEQFHTEQKPVYVSNRNAPQQLTLSGHKKAMQRVIDFVEGKGASIAKMLNVSTPSHCPLFLPVQNRLAAELSNLPLQRPRYPLIANRNARVLRNPTAIAQDLAESIALPVRWHDATSILFENGVRQFIEMPPGDVLKKLAQSAFLEADSYSVDKNGFSDCLYLAKNKGV from the coding sequence ATGAAAAAGGCATGGATTTTTCCAGGTCAAGGATCACAGTATGATGGATTCTTGCATGCGCTTCCTAAGCAGTCAATCATTCAGTCTACATTAGAAGAAGCTTCCGAAATATTAAATATTGATATTAGATTTCTCGGGGAAGCAGAATCATTAAAGAGCACACGTAATGTTCAACTTACGATGCTAACAGCAGGAGTTGCTACAGCACGAGCTTTTCTGCATGAGGGTACGGAGCCAGATTATTTAGCAGGTCATTCTGTAGGTGCATTCGCAGCTGCGGTTACAAGTGATGTTTTGAGTTTTGAAGATGCGTTGCAATTAGTACGTTTGCGTGGGGAGCTCATGGAATCTTTACAGGATGAGGCTTATGGAATGGCAGTAATTGTTGGAATGCCCGAGCTACAGTTATTAGAAATAGTAGAGCAGTTCCATACAGAGCAAAAACCAGTATATGTTTCGAATCGAAATGCTCCACAGCAGCTTACTTTATCAGGGCATAAGAAAGCGATGCAACGGGTGATAGATTTTGTTGAGGGGAAGGGTGCAAGTATAGCTAAAATGCTAAATGTGTCAACACCATCGCATTGTCCACTTTTCTTACCAGTACAAAATCGACTAGCCGCAGAGCTTTCCAATTTACCGTTGCAACGGCCAAGATATCCACTAATTGCGAATCGAAATGCGCGTGTGTTAAGAAATCCGACTGCAATCGCACAAGATTTAGCAGAAAGTATTGCATTGCCGGTACGTTGGCATGATGCGACTTCTATTTTGTTTGAAAATGGTGTACGTCAATTTATTGAAATGCCACCAGGGGATGTGTTAAAGAAGCTCGCACAAAGCGCCTTTTTAGAGGCGGATAGCTATTCAGTTGATAAGAATGGATTTAGTGATTGCTTATATTTAGCTAAAAACAAAGGGGTGTAA
- the mdcA gene encoding malonate decarboxylase subunit alpha, with amino-acid sequence MVIIQQERSWMTRLDGKKKRLQEVAHLVDGVIIPTNKIVDVLESVLKPGDRVVLEGNNQKQASFLSQSLVKVDPDRVHDLHMIMSSVSRPEHLDIFEEGIAKRIDMSYAGPQSLRIAQMIEDGRLILGDLHTYVELYGRLFVDLIPNVALVAADKADRFGNLYTGPNTEETPTIVEATAFRDGIVIVQVNEIVDELPRVDIPSSWVDFIVEADEPYELEPLFTRDPRHITDIQILQAMMCIRGIYEKHGVQSLNHGIGFNTAAIELLLPSYGEKLGLKGKICRNWVLNPHPTLIPAIESGWVESVHCFGGELGMEKYVQARRDIFFTGKDGSLRSNRTLAQLAGQYAVDLFIGSTLQMDAYGNSSTVTKGRVAGYGGAPNMGHDPGGRRHSTEAWYNMMTSQDELARGKKLVVQVAETYQDANTPVFVERLDAIDVKKQANLAVAPVMIYSQDITHIVTEEGIAYLYKTDSPAERREMIASIAGVTPLGMEHDVKRTQSLRDRGLVAMPEDLNILRGEANRSLLAAKNIDELVQWSGGLYEPPAKFRSW; translated from the coding sequence ATGGTAATTATTCAGCAAGAACGTTCGTGGATGACAAGGTTAGATGGGAAAAAGAAAAGACTACAAGAAGTTGCTCATCTCGTAGATGGGGTTATTATTCCAACAAATAAAATAGTCGATGTTCTTGAAAGTGTTTTAAAACCGGGAGATCGTGTCGTACTTGAAGGAAATAATCAGAAGCAAGCATCGTTTTTATCTCAATCTTTAGTCAAGGTAGATCCTGACCGTGTTCATGATTTACATATGATTATGTCCAGTGTGTCAAGACCAGAGCATTTAGATATTTTTGAAGAAGGTATTGCGAAACGTATTGACATGAGCTATGCCGGTCCACAAAGCTTACGAATTGCGCAAATGATTGAAGACGGTCGGCTTATTTTAGGGGATTTACACACTTATGTGGAGCTATACGGACGGTTGTTCGTCGATTTAATTCCGAACGTGGCACTTGTAGCGGCAGATAAGGCAGACCGTTTTGGTAACTTATACACGGGGCCTAATACTGAGGAAACACCGACTATAGTTGAAGCAACAGCATTCCGTGATGGCATTGTTATAGTTCAAGTAAATGAAATTGTTGATGAGTTACCACGTGTGGATATTCCGAGTTCGTGGGTAGATTTCATCGTTGAAGCGGATGAGCCATATGAGTTGGAGCCATTGTTTACCCGTGATCCACGACATATTACGGACATTCAAATATTACAGGCAATGATGTGTATTCGTGGTATTTATGAAAAGCATGGTGTTCAATCTTTAAATCATGGCATTGGTTTTAATACTGCTGCGATTGAGTTACTTTTACCTTCCTATGGTGAAAAGTTAGGATTGAAGGGTAAAATTTGTCGTAATTGGGTATTGAATCCGCATCCGACGTTAATACCTGCGATAGAATCTGGTTGGGTTGAAAGTGTCCATTGCTTTGGTGGCGAACTCGGGATGGAAAAATATGTTCAGGCTAGGCGCGATATATTCTTTACAGGGAAGGATGGAAGTCTACGTTCAAACCGTACACTTGCCCAATTGGCTGGTCAGTATGCTGTTGATTTATTTATCGGTTCTACCTTGCAAATGGATGCATATGGGAACTCTTCGACGGTTACAAAAGGGCGTGTTGCAGGCTACGGTGGAGCACCAAATATGGGGCATGATCCAGGAGGGCGACGTCATTCGACAGAGGCTTGGTACAACATGATGACAAGTCAAGATGAGCTTGCACGTGGGAAAAAATTAGTTGTACAAGTTGCTGAGACATACCAAGATGCAAATACACCGGTATTTGTTGAGCGTTTAGATGCAATTGATGTAAAAAAACAAGCGAACTTAGCAGTAGCACCTGTCATGATATATTCACAGGATATAACGCACATTGTAACGGAGGAAGGTATTGCATATTTATATAAAACAGACAGCCCAGCAGAGCGTCGAGAAATGATTGCATCCATCGCAGGGGTAACCCCGTTAGGAATGGAGCATGATGTAAAACGTACACAATCGTTACGCGACCGCGGCTTAGTTGCGATGCCGGAAGATTTAAATATATTACGTGGAGAAGCGAATCGTTCATTATTGGCAGCAAAAAATATTGACGAGCTTGTGCAATGGTCAGGTGGTCTATATGAACCACCCGCAAAATTCCGAAGCTGGTAA